The following are encoded in a window of Vigna unguiculata cultivar IT97K-499-35 chromosome 8, ASM411807v1, whole genome shotgun sequence genomic DNA:
- the LOC114194155 gene encoding probable LRR receptor-like serine/threonine-protein kinase At1g06840, with protein MTTIDLSNNKLNGTIPSYFSGLPRLQKLSIANNAISGTVPSTIWQNRTLNATEQLILNMQNNQLTSISGTTNLPPNVTLMLQGNRVCLNNNSLVQLCGGESDNNMDGGSSVLCPSQGCPPPYEYTVECICAAPLIVHYRLKSPGFSDFREYVTEFESFLTNGLSVHTNQLFIERFTWEEGRLRMNLKLFPEYIDNTSSRQFSKNEVVRIRDMFREWDISDSDLFGPYELLDFVLLDIYSEAITPSSSSGISKGALAGIILGAIACAVTLSAIVSILILRVRMRDYHALSKRRNASRISIRVEGVRSFDYKEMALATNNFSQSAQIGEGGYGKVYKGRLPDGTVVAIKRAQEGSLQGEREFFTEIELLSRLHHRNLVSLIGYCDEEGEQMLVYEYMPNGTLRDHLSAHSKDALSFSLRLKIGLGSAKGLLYLHTEANPPIFHRDVKASNILLDTRYTAKVADFGLSRLAPVPDIEGNVPAHVSTVVKGTPGYLDPEYFLTRNLTDKSDVYSLGVVFLELLTARPPIFHGENIIRQVNMTYQSGGISRVVDKRIESYPSEYAERFLTLALKCCKDSPDERPKMAEVARELEYIYSMLPDSDTKGVEYVTSDSSGTIFSSQPSSSIIKTPFISGDVSGSDLVSGTIPTIKPR; from the exons GTCAATTGCCAACAATGCAATCAGTGGTACTGTTCCTTCTACCATTTGGCAGAACAGGACTTTAAATGCAACAGAGCAACTTATCTT GAACATGCAAAATAATCAACTTACAAGCATATCAGGCACTACAAATCTTCCTCCAAATGTCACACTTAT GCTTCAGGGAAATCGTGTATGTTTGAATAACAACTCCCTAGTTCAGCTTTGTGGAGGTGAAAGTGACAATAACATGGATGGAGGCTCCAGTGTTCTGTGTCCAAGTCAAGGATGTCCCCCTCCTTATGAATACACTGTGGAGTGTATCTGTGCTGCCCCATTGATTGTTCATTATCGGTTGAAAAGTCCAGGTTTTTCAGATTTCCGTGAATATGTGACAGAATTTGAGAGCTTCCTGACAAATGGTCTTAGTGTGCATACTAATCAGCTGTTCATTGAGCGTTTTACGTGGGAAGAAGGGCGATTGAGAATGAACCTGAAGCTTTTCCCAGAATATATTGACAATACAAGTTCTCGTCAGTTCAGTAAAAATGAGGTTGTTCGGATTAGAGACATGTTCAGAGAATGGGATATTAGTGACAGTGACCTGTTTGGTCCTTATGAACTCTTGGACTTCGTTCTACTGGATATTTATAGCGAAG CGATTACTCCGTCTTCAAGTTCAGGGATAAGCAAAGGTGCACTGGCTGGAATAATCTTAGGTGCAATTGCCTGTGCAGTTACATTATCGGCAATTGTTTCCATTCTTATTTTGAGAGTACGCATGAGAGATTATCATGCACTTTCCAAAAGGCGTAACG CATCTAGGATCTCGATAAGAGTTGAAGGTGTAAGATCATTTGATTACAAAGAAATGGCCTTGGCCACAAACAATTTTAGCCAGTCTGCTCAGATAGGAGAAGGGGGCTATGGGAAGGTTTATAAAGGTCGTCTTCCTGATGGCACTGTTGTAGCCATAAAACGTGCACAGGAGGGTTCACTGCAAGGTGAGAGGGAGTTCTTTACAGAAATAGAATTGCTGTCAAGGTTACACCATCGCAACCTTGTGTCTCTCATTGGATACTGTGATGAAGAGGGTGAACAG ATGTTGGTTTATGAATATATGCCAAATGGAACCCTAAGGGATCATCTTTCTG CTCATTCAAAAGATGCTCTTAGTTTTTCTCTGAGGTTAAAGATTGGTCTGGGATCAGCAAAAGGTCTTCTATATCTGCACACAGAAGCTAATCCTCCGATATTCCACCGAGACGTGAAAGCCAGCAATATATTACTGGACACAAGGTACACAGCAAAAGTTGCTGATTTTGGTCTTTCACGGCTTGCTCCAGTTCCAGATATTGAAGGAAATGTACCTGCTCATGTATCCACAGTAGTAAAGGGCACCCCG GGTTATCTTGATCCAGAGTACTTCTTAACTCGTAATTTGACCGACAAAAGTGATGTTTATAGTTTGGGTGTTGTATTTCTGGAACTTTTGACTGCGAGGCCACCAATCTTTCACggtgaaaatattattagacAG gtTAATATGACATACCAATCAGGTGGAATATCTCGAGTAGTTGATAAACGTATCGAGTCTTATCCATCTGAGTATGCAGAGAGATTTTTGACTTTAGCCTTAAAGTGTTGCAAAGATTCACCAGATGAGAGACCTAAAATGGCAGAAGTGGCTAGAGAGCTTGAATACATCTATTCTATGTTACCCGATTCAGATACCAAGGGAGTTGAATATGTTACAAGTGATTCTTCTGGCACAATATTCAGTTCACAACCTTCATCATCTATTATAAAGACTCCTTTTATTTCCGGAGATGTGTCAGGTAGTGACCTTGTCAGTGGAACCATACCAACCATCAAGCCAAGATag
- the LOC114194154 gene encoding disease resistance protein At4g27190-like, with translation MEDFFLSIASKIAEYAVHPIIHHAQYLCCFKNFASSLPNTKEQLELTRDKVKDRIREAINKVEKVEPAVEKWLKDVEKVLEEVKILEEKILSVNKSVFRRKCQYSLAKEIERKTIEMIELDHNSKFEPFSRITELPGMKYYSSNNFFMFNSTEASCNKLLEELKNKSVLMIGLVGLGGSGKTTLAKEVGKKAEEMRIFEKVVFATVSQPLNIRSIQDQIVDQLGFKLMEESDIGRAQRLSERLRKGTTLVILDDVWEKINFQALGIPLDESGKGCCVFITTRSKEVCTYMQCQCTIELDLLSDEEAWTLFTHYSNISDDSSEALKGVARKIVNECKGLPIAIVTVGSTLKEKSIEDFELALSRLENSKPLDIPQGLRSPYVCLELSYTNLTNQLSQSLLLLCSMFPEDCEIDLEDLFRFGRGFGTIGTFGTMENARREMHVAIKLLMNCCLLMHGKEKQRVKLHDLVRDVALWIASKSGQAIFTRTEVDPKELADDDVMKDMKAIAIWGLNSYHLLNYKLNYPILEILLLSFEVSGVKVSDGCLQSLAKLKTLAIINEWNEGALPLQESLNSLKNIRTLCLRGHDLGDISFVERLQALEILDLRGSYFDDLPVGIVELKKLKLLDLYKCVIKKNKNVEAYEVVKKCLQLEELYLCLIEYEKAFPHDVSFSRLQRYVIMSGYLFSHKHYLCRGDLMVMKKYAQSRSLLIDEFNVGAQSFISSPIKDLFIRAEYLNLRNLKGDYKNIIPSMDPQGMNQLVALSLKYCSKIECLIDSTINSNTSFGLLQTEVVFSTIVYLSLVDLDNLREVFCDPSSRCSLKNLQELEIERCYKLISVSFPMSSKLCNLKVLTISECPMLSSLFTPSVVQTLELLEVLRIYRCKSLRHIIEEENDVLSSTQSHSSLTLQKLRTLQISSCDNLEYIFSVFLVEGLVSLESVEISCNEKLKYVFGNEKEHNLAGYPSFQQTNSERNLPNLKSMELRSLPNLIDFWPEYCRAHLPSLNGLYCEECPKLSNSSIHKVMTASDIQQQTTPVENDILWLISNTLKQLDDDPLSHPQLKVFLKFRILWLSDLKIKGIFEFQMGEEGGTAQLLPLNLDMAWLQLLNLPELNFIWKGPTAFLSFQNLRDIDVVSCPKLKTIFSTAVVTSLPMLEHLRIYNCDELEQIFDLGDAQQLKTLSSSQQLCFPKLSSIRVTNCNMLKYLFYNIPASHFTSVIQLEISNCSQLHKAFGFEHEADDDGWEEMGKDGKQLLLHNLKFITLTDLPNFQEIHHGFKLKEVVQHIIRECPVYSPSLYLHPGDT, from the exons atggaggatttttttctttcaatcgCATCAAAGATTGCAGAATATGCGGTGCATCCCATTATTCATCATGCTCAATACTTATGTTGTTTCAAAAACTTTGCTTCGAGTCTTCCAAATACCAAAGAACAATTGGAATTGACTCGAGACAAAGTGAAGGATCGAATTAGAGAAGCCataaataaagttgaaaaagTTGAGCCAGCCGTTGAGAAGTGGCTGAAAGACGTTGAAAAAGTATTAGAAGAAGTGAAAATActggaagaaaaaatattgagtGTGAATAAAAGCGTTTTCAGAAGGAAATGTCAATATTCTCTTgcaaaagaaatagaaagaaaaacaattgaaatGATTGAGCTTGATCATAATAGCAAGTTTGAGCCATTTTCAAGGATTACTGAACTTCCAGGCATGAAGTACTATTCTTCTAATAATTTCTTTATGTTCAATTCTACAGAAGCATCTTGCAACAAGCTTCTTGAAGAATTAAAGAACAAAAGTGTTTTGATGATCGGATTAGTTGGATTAGGTGGTTCAGGTAAAACTACTTTGGCAAAAGAAGTGGGTAAAAAAGCTGAAGAGATGAGAATCTTTGAGAAGGTTGTCTTTGCAACAGTGTCTCAACCTCTAAATATCAGAAGCATCCAAGATCAGATTGTTGATCAATTGGGATTCAAGTTAATGGAAGAATCAGATATAGGTAGAGCCCAGAGACTATCAGAGAGATTAAGAAAAGGTACAACTCTTGTAATCTTGGATGATGTATGGGAAAAAATAAACTTCCAAGCTTTAGGTATTCCACTTGATGAAAGTGGAAAGGGTTGTTGCGTATTCATAACAACTCGGAGTAAAGAAGTATGCACTTATATGCAATGTCAATGTACAATTGAACTTGATCTCTTGAGTGACGAGGAAGCTTGGACCTTGTTCACACATTATTCAAACATAAGTGACGACTCCTCAGAAGCTTTGAAAGGTGTTGCAAGAAAAATTGTTAATGAATGTAAGGGGTTGCCCATTGCAATTGTGACAGTGGGAAGCACCCTAAAGGAGAAAAGTATTGAAGATTTTGAGTTAGCATTGTCAAGGCTAGAAAATTCTAAGCCACTAGATATTCCACAAGGCTTAAGAAGTCCTTATGTTTGTCTTGAATTAAGTTACACTAATTTGACAAACCAATTATCTCAatccttattattattgtgttctATGTTTCCAGAGGATTGTGAAATAGATTTGGAAGATTTATTTCGATTTGGAAGAGGATTTGGCACAATTGGGACATTTGGAACAATGGAGAACGCAAGGAGAGAGATGCATGTAGCTATAAAGTTGCTCATGAATTGTTGTTTGTTAATGcatggaaaagaaaaacaaagggtAAAACTGCATGATTTGGTTCGTGATGTAGCCTTGTGGATTGCGTCTAAAAGTGGTCAAGCAATTTTCACACGTACTGAAGTGGATCCAAAGGAGTTGGCAGATGATGACGTCATGAAAGATATGAAAGCAATAGCCATATGGGGTTTGAATAGTTATCATCTactcaattataaattaaattatccaATACTTGAAATTCTCTTGCTTTCTTTTGAAGTGAGTGGTGTAAAAGTATCAGATGGGTGTCTTCAAAGCTTGGCAAAGCTTAAAACCTTGGCAATCATAAACGAATGGAATGAAGGTGCCTTGCCTTTGCAAGAGTCATtgaattcattaaaaaatattcgaACACTATGCTTGAGGGGTCATGATTTAGGTGACATATCTTTTGTGGAACGACTGCAAGCACTTGAGATTCTTGACTTGCGTGGCTCTTATTTTGATGATTTGCCTGTTGGGATCGTAGAATTAAAGAAGTTGAAGCTTTTGGATTTGTACAAATGTgtgattaagaaaaataaaaatgttgaagCTTATGAAGTTGTAAAGAAATGTTTGCAGCTGGAGGAATTGTATTTATGCTTAATCGAATATGAAAAGGCCTTTCCACATGATGTCTCTTTCTCCAGATTACAGAGGTATGTTATAATGAGCGGTTATCTTTTTTCTCATAAACATTACTTATGTCGTGGTGATCTtatggttatgaaaaaatacGCACAATCTAGAAGTTTATTAATAGATGAGTTTAATGTTGGCGCTCAGAGTTTTATATCATCACCAATAAAGGATCTCTTTATAAGAGCAGAGTACCTTAATTTGAGAAACCTTAAGggagattataaaaatataatcccATCTATGGATCCACAAGGCATGAATCAGTTGGTTGCTCTATCACTCAAATATTGTTCAAAGATAGAATGTCTGATTGATAGCACTATCAATAGCAACACCAGTTTTGGTTTGCTTCAAACTGAAGTTGTGTTCTCCACCATTGTTTACTTGAGTTTGGTAGACTTAGATAATCTTCGAGAGGTGTTTTGTGATCCCTCTTCTCGATGTTCTCTGAAAAATTTACAAGAGCTCGAGATAGAAAGATGTTACAAATTGATCAGCGTATCATTTCCTATGAGCTCAAAGCTATGCAATCTGAAGGTCCTTACAATATCAGAATGCCCAATGCTATCTTCTCTCTTCACGCCATCCGTTGTCCAAACTCTAGAGCTGTTAGAGGTTCTAAGAATATATAGATGCAAATCATTGAGACACATAATAGAAGAAGAGAATGACGTTCTTTCAAGCACTCAAAGTCATTCTTCTTTGACGCTCCAGAAATTAAGGACTCTTCAAATTTCTTCATGTGACAATTTGGAGTATATATTCTCTGTGTTTTTAGTGGAAGGGCTAGTAAGTTTGGAAAGTGTGGAGATTTCATGCAATGAGAAGTTGAAGTATGTATTTGGCAATGAAAAGGAGCATAATCTTGCAGGGTACCCAAGTTTCCAACAGACTAATAGTGAAAGAAATTTGCCTAATTTGAAATCTATGGAGTTGAGGAGTTTACCAAATTTAATTGACTTTTGGCCTGAATATTGTCGTGCACATCTCCCAAGTCTTAATGGTTTATATTGCGAGGAATGTCCAAAATTATCTAATTCTTCCATACATAAGGTGATGACTGCTTCAGATATCCAGCAACAGACAACTCCAGtg GAGAATGATATCCTATGGTTGATTAGCAACACATTGAAGCAATTGGACGATGATCCATTGTCTCACCCACAACTCAAAGTTTTCCTCAAATTTAGAATCCTATGGTTGAGTGATCTTAAGATAAAAGGTATCTTCGAATTCCAAATGGGAGAAGAAGGGGGCACTGCACAACTGCTTCCCCTAAACTTGGATATGGCTTGGCTACAATTGTTGAATCTACCTGAGCTCAATTTCATATGGAAAGGCCCCACAGCTTTTCTAAGCTTCCAAAACCTTCGTGATATTGATGTGGTAAGCTGTCCAAAATTGAAAACCATCTTCTCCACCGCCGTTGTTACAAGTTTACCAATGTTGGAGCATTTGAGAATATATAATTGTGATGAATTGGAACAAATATTTGATTTAGGTGATGCGCAACAACTCAAAACCCTATCTTCTTCCCAACAACTCTGCTTCCCAAAACTCTCTTCCATTCGAGTTACAAACTGCAATATGttgaaatatcttttttataatatcCCAGCCAGTCATTTTACCAGTGTGATACAACTGGAAATAAGTAATTGTTCTCAGTTACACAAGGCTTTTGGTTTTGAACACGAAGCTGATGATGATGGTTGGGAAGAGATGGGTAAGGATGGAAAACAACTACTATTACACAACTTGAAATTTATAACACTCACAGATCTGCCAAACTTCCAAGAGATTCACCACGGATTTAAGTTAAAAGAAGTTGTTCAACATATCATAAGGGAATGTCCCGTGTATTCTCCAAGTTTATATCTACATCCAG GTGACACTTGA